Below is a genomic region from Sinorhizobium meliloti.
AACTGGCGACGGGTGACCTTGTTCATGGTCGTCTGGAAGTCCCGGCCCTCGGCATCACGGACCACTTCCTTGATTGCGGCATAGACGAGCGGCGGGCCGCTTTCGAGCAGGCGCGCCAGTTCCCACGCGCGGTCCATCAGCCGTCCGGCCGGCAGGATCTCGTTGACGAAGCCCCAGCGGTTCGCTTCGACCACGTCGAGCCAGCGGCCGGTGAGCAGCATGTCCATGGCGATATGGTAGGGGATGCGCTTCGGCAGCTTGATCGAAGCGGCATCGGCGAGCGTACCCGAGCGGATTTCCGGGAGTGCGAAACTCGCATGTTCGGCTGCGAGGATGATGTCGGTCGAAAGCGCGATCTCCAGGCCGCCACCGCAACAGATGCCGTTGACGGCCGCGATGATCGGCTTGTTGAGGTCGCGCAGCTCCTGCATGCCGCCGAAACCGCCGACGCCGTAATCTCCATCGACAGGGTCGCCTTCCGCCGCCGCCTTCAGGTCCCAGCCGGGGCAGAAGAATTTCTCGCCGGCGCCGGTGATGATCGCGACCCGAAGCTCCGGGTCGTCCCGGAAATCGCGGAAGATCTCGCCCATGACGCGGCTGGTCTTCAGGTCGATGGCATTGGCCTTCGGCCGGTCGATCGTGACTTCGAGAATGCCGCCTTCGCGGCGCGTAAGGATCGGTCCGGTCATGGGCGTCATTTCCTCCGGCGGATCAGGGCGTCGGCGGCAACGGCTCCGTGGCCGTCCGGCAGCACCATTATAGGATTGATATCGAGTTCTTCGAGTTTGGAAGCGTTTGCAACGACATAGGATGCCGCGGCAGCGACAGTTCGTATCAAGGCGGCGATATCGCCCTTCGGATTGCCGCGATAGCCATCGAGCAGCCTGCTGATTTTGAGCCCCGCAATCGCATCGCGGATACTCTCTTCGGTGACCGGCAGCGTGAGGATCGCGGAATCCTCCAGCAATTCGACGAGAATGCCGCCGGCGCCGATCGTCAGCACCGGACCTGCGACCGCGTCGCGCGCCGCCCCGACGATCAGTTCCGCCACCGGCTTGGCGATCATCTTCTCGACGAGGTAGCCGGAGGCGACCGATGCCATGCCGCGCGCCGCCTCGATGACCTCGTCACGGTTTGTCAGATTGAGCCTGACCGCACCGGCTTCGGTCTTGTGCGCCACGCCGAGGCCCTTGAGGGCCACGGGGAAGCCGAGGGACTCGGCCGCCGCCGCGGCTTCCTCGACTGTCGCGGCGCTCCTGCCGCCGGGAACGATGACGCCCGCGGCTGCGAGCTCATCCTTCGCCTCGGCTTCGCTCAGGGTGACGATCTCGCCTCCCTCAGGACGCGAGCGAAGGAGGGGAGGTGCTGCGGGCTTCG
It encodes:
- a CDS encoding carnitinyl-CoA dehydratase, with protein sequence MTGPILTRREGGILEVTIDRPKANAIDLKTSRVMGEIFRDFRDDPELRVAIITGAGEKFFCPGWDLKAAAEGDPVDGDYGVGGFGGMQELRDLNKPIIAAVNGICCGGGLEIALSTDIILAAEHASFALPEIRSGTLADAASIKLPKRIPYHIAMDMLLTGRWLDVVEANRWGFVNEILPAGRLMDRAWELARLLESGPPLVYAAIKEVVRDAEGRDFQTTMNKVTRRQFRTVDVLYSSEDQLEGARAFAEKRDPVWKGR